The genome window TAAAACTCTCTAGATTGCTAAGTAGTAGTTGGTTTAAAACTATAGTAGAGAttgttttaaaacttttaatcaTAATAGTCGTTTAAAACTCTCCACGTTGTTGAGTAGTAGTTGGTTTAAAACTTTTCAATTATAATAGAAGTATAAAATTCTCCTTttgacataataaataaataaattaaaagttatgtggaaaattgtgaagCTACCAAAATTTATTACGTGGCAAAATATTAGAAGGTCAATTAATACTCAAACATCTTCGGCTATTATATATTACTCTTTCCGTCCTAATTTGTTTGTTATGTTTGAAAAgttaaactttttaagggaatattatttattgtgttgtctaccttataaaaatgtataagtttacaaaacttcctttaaataaatttattagctttttttttaaatttttttaaagagttattcttaatgaagcaactaaaaaggtgccccaattagattgattttttaaatatttgttagttttcttttcaaataattttgaaaataaagtagggatataataggaacattagtaaattaataatttttacttttagaaACAGGGCAATATTTTTGAACATCCTAAAATGGAACAGAGGACAAACAAACTAGAACAGAGAAAGCATATATCTAGATTATATATTGTAGACTTTTGGAACCATTTTGTACAATGTTAGTTAGGGGACTTTATTTTCTAATAGGGCCTTGATACCTTTGTATACATTTTTGGGGATGGGGACCTgttcctatcaaaaaagaaaaagaaaaaaaaaaaagcttgtcCAGTTTCTTGAAAGTTTAGCCTACTTTTTatgtaaaaacaaatttatatccatcaatattttgaattgatttaataataaatattaatataaaaatgtcAAGTATTTGTGCAATGGCAAATACTTTCCACCGAAAATAATAGATTACGCAATCGAGTTTGggaattatcatttttaataataaaaaaatgtaagacTATTTActaattacattttttagacTTAACTATCtttgataattgaataaaagatctggaGTTCAATTTTTGTCTATACTAAAAATCGATTGATGTCGTAGTCTGATAATAAATAGCTATCGTCACGAGCATacgtcataggttaaaactttcttttaataattttttttaagaaaaaaaacctctctttgactttataaaaataagatatttatgcattgcactttttttttttggctgaattatGCATTGCACATTAACTTTTAATATGAATGTTAGACAGATTAGTAATTACACTCGAAAGTCTAAGCACTATAGAAATCAATCATTCATAGGAGGAATCTACAAGCTTCAATAACTAAAGGCCACATCATGGTTACTTGACGTTTCGTTATCGATCACAACGTAGAAGCACTATTTCTAAATAATTGACAGCAATTGGTCCATACGCTCAGTAGaattcccccaaaaaaaaagtcggGGGGGCCTAAGGAGCTGACCCTCTATCACATGCAATGAAACGTTACCGAATCAACAAGAAGAAACAGGAAATTCTATAAACGCACGATTCTACTCTGGCGTTTGGATTCAGATGAATCCTGCGTCCACGTTTCCAGTGCTGcgttttctcctctttttttttttttttttttttttttttttttttttttttttttttttttttttttttgggctcgCATTTGTTGATTTTCgggacaaattttactgttatgAACAGTAAATATACTGTTCACGCACTATACTGACACTGtttactcattaaaaaatattaaaaatagacttcacggtactatttacacatttaaaaattattttattacagtgttttcagttttcagtttttagtttcagtaacaataagctcaatccaaacggatccaAGTGTATATTTGGATAGCACGTTTAAGTGCTGCatctgcgtttttttttttttttttttttttcttcaaccgCAACTGTTGACCAATCTTTTGTGAACAATGCATAAATGCACTGTTTACAGGTctcacaaactccactttttatcaattttttcattaaaaatgggtcccacggtatgatttacacatttaaaaattattttgctacagtgttttcagtttcaacaaaataagttctatccaaacagaccctagtTAACAGTTTTTGTCATAACTTGCTATCAGTTCATAATTTCACTATTTATAACTTGCTACGTAGATAAATTATGACAAAATTGTGTTAAAAGTTATAATACTAGTATTAATCGTTTGTTCTTTTCGATTGTTGAATTATGCCAAATCAAGCAAATCCCTTTTTTTagtaaaactgaaaatttatgaatagcactttttttttcgggaaaaaaaatgaatatcaCTAATATTTTGAGAGGTAGTAATTTCACATTATaaataaagtgttttttttCCAGTGCAAGCAACTACATTACTAGTCACTTTAACTAGTCCTCAATTGCACTATAAAGATATTGCAGCAATATTGTGTGGGTTTGTCAAatacttatgttttttttttttttttaataatccaaTTGGCCTCAATCCCTTTAGATTACAATTTCAAGCTGCAGACCAACGTTCTGTCTGAATTGTGTAGTACATAAGaaaaatcagagagagagagatttgccATATTATTTGCTAAAATATAGGCCGACAAAAATTCTACCTCTGTATTAGCTAGAATCCACCCGTGAACAAAATTAATACGGTGGAAATAGCCCCCACGCATTGTCCATGGGGACATTTTACTCCAAGTACTTCatgcaaatacttttttttttaagcttattACTTCATGCAAATACTATTCAGTTTATGTCggttaaaaatcaaatcaacacAATTTGTCATTTTACTCCAAGTAGACACTTCATCGATCGGTTTAAGTCCGTTACATCAAtcaattttgtgttaattttcaaataattatagaaaaatagaattctatatttttagaattagtACATTAAACTTTTCGGTTCCGTCAAATTCAATAACATTAACATGTATTGGCAGATAGTTGTCATATTGGGGACCATTTAGAGCAGATGGTGATCATGAATACGTTGAAGcctgaaaactgaaaagaattTGTTCATTCTGTGATATAACTTAAATTCTGAAATGATATCAGTAAAAAGGGATAATAGCTCCGAATGTTTTTATGATTTCTACAGTGAAAAACATCAAATGAAGCCTCTCCATATCACCAATGAACAAACAAtagtaattatttatattatataggGTAATTAGCAACTGGGTATATGATCAAAGCCGACATGAAAAACATTGATTtccttttttctgtttttgtttataAAGGCAATAAAGATAAGGATCTAGTAGTTGATATGAAGGATTTGTCCTTTCTAAAGTTTTTTCAGCTGCAAGCACCAAAACCACAAGATTGTACAACTTTATAAGTAGACATGACTTATTTGTTCATGAAATCAAGCTACCCTTCCCCACTAAAAGTTGTGGAGGCTATTGCAAGGTTCACCCTAATCATGCAATCTTGTACTATTGCTTCCTTTTAAGCTCTAGAGCTGAAACAATACCACTACTCTTCCTCTTTGTCTTTCTCTGCCTCCCCTTCCcccaccaccaccccccccactcccccacccaaaaaaaaaaaaaaatggtaacgACTTCCTCAAACAAATCCAAGATTATAGTATACTgctaaattgaaataaatttgttaatgatttctctctttctcctacTCTTATCTTAATTGTAACAGGTTTTGGTTGTTACACATGGTGACAAAGATGGTGCAAATGATGGAACTGTGGTAGATTTTCGAGGAAACCCTGTGGACAAGTCCAAGACAGGTGGATGGTTGGCTGCAGGGCTCATCCTAGGTGATACTTGGTTGTTACTAGCATGATTCATGTGTCTTAACATTATTCTGAGGCCAGTTTTTGAACTCCATCACAATTTTTGTGCAGCAACTGAACTGTCTGAAAGGATATGTGTGATGGGCATATCCATGAATTTAGTGACatatttggttgaaattttgcATATTCCATCAGCAAAATCTGCAACCATTGTGACTAACTTCATGGGCACTCTCAATCTTCTTGGTCTCCTAGGAGGTTTCTTGGCTGATGCTAAACTTGGCCGGTACTTGGCAGTTGCAACCTTTGGAGCCATAACTGCTTTGGTAAGTTTTAAGCTACAATATGATCCCACAAGTTtcaaatctatatataatattactGCTGATGCTCCTTACCTTGCACCAGGGGGTGACCTTGTTAACATTGGCTACAACCATTCCTAGCATGAGGCCCCCTTTATGTGATAGCTACAGAAATCAACAACATCTGTGTATTGAGGCCAATGGCCAGCAACTGGCTATGCTCTATGCTGCGCTCTATATCATAGCACTGGGTGGTGGAGGAATAAAATCCAATGTCTCCGGCTTTGGATCTGATCAATTTGATCAGAACGACCCCAAGGAAGAAAAGGACatgatcttcttcttcaataGGTTCTATTTTGGCATTAGCATTGGGTCCTTATTCTCTGTAATAGTGCTTGTGTACATACAGGATAACGTGGGTAGAGGATGGGGGTATGGAATTTCAGCAGGGACAATGGTCATAGCTGTTGCTGTATTACTCTGTGGGACACCATGGTACCGATTTAAGAGGCCTCAAGGGAGCCCTTTGACTGTAATATGGAGGGTACTAATCTTGGCATGGAAGAAGAGGGGTCATCCATATCCTTCTCACCCCAGCCTTCTGAATGAGTACCAAAGCTCCAGGGTTCCACACACTGAGAAGTTCAAGTAAGTATGCCTTCCCAGcagttaaaacttaaataataacaataataataatgaagtgACACCATAATTCAGGCCTTCAGCATCTTTTCATAATGTTTAACTGATTTTagagtaaataaaataatacatcatGTGTAAATCACATGGTATCTAAGAACTGAAAATTGCTGAACTTTATCATTTAAGAAtgctaagtattttaacacacacacgcGGGGAGAGAAGAGAATGTCTTAAAAAAACTGACAATAGTGTGTATCCAAAAGAAACTGACATTACTGAACTTGATAGAACTTTACAAGTCATTTCATATTTCATCTGCAATTGAAGAAGCTATGAACTCTTGGGCaatattttcattgattttaacaacaataattttcCTGTGCTTGTGAATGGTTAGATGTCTTGACAAGGCTGCAATCCTGGATGGTTTTGCCGGTGCcagtgaaaacaaaaacaaccctTGGATAGTGTCAACTGTGACCCAAGTTGAAGAGGTGAAAATGGTACTAAAGCTGATGCCCATCTGGTCAACATGCATCCTCTTCTGGACAGTCTACTCTCAAATGACTACCTTTACCATAGAGCAAGCCACCTTCATGAACCGTAAAATAGGCTCCTTTGATATTCCTTCGGGTTCTTTctctacttttcttttcatcacCATTCTCCTTTTTACTTCCCTAAATGAGAAACTCTTTGTCCCTCTTGCTCGAAAAATCACCCACAAAGTCCAAGGAATAACAAGCCTTCAAAGGATTGGGATTGGGCTCATTTTCTCAATAGCAGCTATGGTTGCTGCTGCAGTTATTGAGAAACAGAGGAGGGAAATTGCAGTTCAACAGAATCACAAAATACGTGCTTTCTGGCTAGTACCTCAGTACTTTCTAGTGGGTGCTGGAGAAGCTTTTGTCTATGTTGGACAGCTTGAATTTTTCATCAGAGAGGCACCAGAGAGGATGAAATCCATGAGCACAGGGCTTTTCCTAAGCACCATCTCCATGGGTTTCTTTGTTAGCAGTTTGTTGGTGTCTATTGTGGAAAAAGTGACCAACAAGAGCTGGCTCAGGAGCGATTTAAACATGGGAAGGGTAGACAACTTTTACTGGCTGCTTGCAGTGCTCGGATTACTGaatttcttagtttttcttACGTTTGCAATGAGACACCAATACAAAGAGAAGCAGCATATCAGTACTTATGACAATGGGGAAAAGGAGCTTAAGACTTTAAATGGTCTTACAGTTGATAAAACAGAAGAGAAGGTGAGTATTTAGGCAATGGAGGGACCCTAGCATGTATGTATGCTTTCAAGGGACCCTAGCATGTCTGTATGCTTTCAAGGGACTTGTAGTACTGTTTGGTCCCAGATATTGTTAAATCAATGTGTTTCACCCTCATAAATCATCACATGGTAATCGGTCATTTGATCCCTATTAAATATTTTGTGATTTATGAAAATGTCACATTAATGTGCGTTCTCAATGTTCATGAACATTCTTAATTAACTACATCTGCAAATCAGGCATTCATCAAAAGAAACCATTCACTAAATTGCAGATATAAATTAAAAGGGTACCAGGTTGTAGGAGTTCTCCATAGAGCAACTTCTAACCTGATAATGTTGCCAGCTGAGAATCACAAGACTCaaacaaaatatagaatttAATAAACAACTGGGTCCATTGATACTTTAGTAAACTAGACAAAGCATCAAGCTTACTGAATTGGCAACGATTCTGGAAAAACTGTCTACTTAACAACAAATCCACATATAAAAAGCTTAGAGCTGACCACTGAAAAAAATGCATAGACCCTTACGAAGAATCACTTGCTGAAGCAGGTAGGTGATTTATGACCAATGGGGGACGTAAAGCCAGGTGGTTTGCCTCCTTTTGTTTGCGAGCCTTGTACATCTCTTCCGTCTCAATCACTATCAATCTCTTGACCTGATTGGGTTATAAAATTACTAATCAGAACAAGTATAGATACGCAATTTCAAGCAAAGGATGAATTCAGTGTAATATTGAAACCTGTTGGAGCATTCCCCTGACAGTAGGAGTATTCCATCGCATGACAGTTCGGTTGCACTTGCGCAGACGCAATGCCTCTAAAGTGCGCCGGTGAAGTCTCCTTGTCCCTGGAATTCCCCTCACCAAAGTTATATATAGGTTAGGGCTCCATGCGATTGGGGCACAGGCTTTGTAAGCCTTGAATGCATTCATGTCTTCACCTTTGATCTACACAGTCCACGGTAATCTCTAAGCACTACTCCAATATCCTtctgtatatataaaaattgcaTGGAGCATAATTCACTTTCTATGCCATGGTTAAATATCACCATTATTCAATAGAAGAAATTTGGGACAAGGACAAAGCAGTATAGCAAACATAGAAAttgctaaaatagtaaaatcaagCATCCCAATCAAAGTATTGGGCTCCTTGATGCACGATTAAGGGTCTCATACACATGGAATTAGCTTTCATccgttttctttttaaatttatctctCGATGTGAACTCAACCATAATTAACCAATAGTCCAaggtaaaacaaaaagaaaaaagaaaaacatcagACTTAAACCATAAAAGCAGATGAAgaaactagagagagagagagagagagagacctggcTTGGGGGTGGGTGGGACTCGAGCTCGCAACTAAGCTCAAACCTTGCGATGATGGAGGCGAGGGCTTATGGAGAATGAAGCCAAGAAAGAAGAGAGGTAAGCGTAACAgtgtgagtgtttttt of Quercus lobata isolate SW786 chromosome 8, ValleyOak3.0 Primary Assembly, whole genome shotgun sequence contains these proteins:
- the LOC115955729 gene encoding protein NRT1/ PTR FAMILY 6.4 translates to MVLVVTHGDKDGANDGTVVDFRGNPVDKSKTGGWLAAGLILATELSERICVMGISMNLVTYLVEILHIPSAKSATIVTNFMGTLNLLGLLGGFLADAKLGRYLAVATFGAITALGVTLLTLATTIPSMRPPLCDSYRNQQHLCIEANGQQLAMLYAALYIIALGGGGIKSNVSGFGSDQFDQNDPKEEKDMIFFFNRFYFGISIGSLFSVIVLVYIQDNVGRGWGYGISAGTMVIAVAVLLCGTPWYRFKRPQGSPLTVIWRVLILAWKKRGHPYPSHPSLLNEYQSSRVPHTEKFKCLDKAAILDGFAGASENKNNPWIVSTVTQVEEVKMVLKLMPIWSTCILFWTVYSQMTTFTIEQATFMNRKIGSFDIPSGSFSTFLFITILLFTSLNEKLFVPLARKITHKVQGITSLQRIGIGLIFSIAAMVAAAVIEKQRREIAVQQNHKIRAFWLVPQYFLVGAGEAFVYVGQLEFFIREAPERMKSMSTGLFLSTISMGFFVSSLLVSIVEKVTNKSWLRSDLNMGRVDNFYWLLAVLGLLNFLVFLTFAMRHQYKEKQHISTYDNGEKELKTLNGLTVDKTEEKVSI
- the LOC115955730 gene encoding uncharacterized protein LOC115955730 codes for the protein MNAFKAYKACAPIAWSPNLYITLVRGIPGTRRLHRRTLEALRLRKCNRTVMRWNTPTVRGMLQQVKRLIVIETEEMYKARKQKEANHLALRPPLVINHLPASASDSS